One Paraburkholderia sp. IMGN_8 DNA window includes the following coding sequences:
- the secG gene encoding preprotein translocase subunit SecG, giving the protein MLYLKTLIIVVQLLSALGVIGLVLLQHGKGADMGAAFGSGASGSLFGATGSANFLSRTTAVLAAVFFVTTLTLTYLGAYRSKPSAGLLGAAVTAPVAASAASAPAGGSAALPASAASVPATDVPK; this is encoded by the coding sequence ATGCTGTATTTGAAAACATTGATTATCGTCGTTCAGTTGTTGTCGGCGCTCGGGGTTATCGGCCTCGTCTTGCTGCAACACGGCAAGGGCGCCGATATGGGCGCTGCTTTTGGCAGCGGTGCGTCAGGCAGCCTGTTCGGCGCGACGGGTTCGGCAAACTTTTTGTCGCGTACAACGGCGGTTCTCGCGGCGGTGTTTTTCGTCACGACGTTGACGCTCACGTACCTCGGCGCGTATCGTTCGAAACCGTCCGCCGGCCTGCTGGGCGCGGCTGTGACCGCGCCGGTCGCGGCTTCCGCTGCTTCTGCGCCGGCAGGCGGTTCGGCTGCATTGCCGGCATCGGCTGCATCCGTCCCGGCTACGGACGTGCCGAAATAA
- a CDS encoding NAD(P)H-quinone oxidoreductase, producing the protein MKAIEITEFGAPEVLKLAERPMPQPKAGEVLIKVAASGINRPDVFQRKGGYAPPPGASDLPGLEVAGEIVGGTIDEKHNPFGLKIGDRVCALLAGGGYAEYAAAPLLQCLPVPAGLSDVEAASLPETFFTVWSNVFDRAQLGAGEGGPNETLLVQGGSSGIGVTAIQIAHALGFRVFATAGSEDKCRACEALGAERAINYKTEDFVEVIKSLTNDRGVDVVLDMVAGSYVPRELAALADGGRIVLIALLGGAKAELNLNEVLRRRLTVTGSTLRPRPIEFKAKIAAQLKERVWPHLEDGRIKPVVHRVFPAAQAAEAHTLMESSTHVGKIVLTWGQDA; encoded by the coding sequence ATGAAAGCGATCGAAATCACTGAATTCGGTGCGCCGGAAGTCCTGAAGCTGGCGGAGCGGCCCATGCCGCAGCCGAAGGCAGGCGAGGTGCTGATCAAGGTGGCGGCTTCCGGCATCAACCGTCCGGACGTGTTCCAGCGCAAGGGCGGCTATGCGCCGCCGCCGGGCGCATCGGATCTGCCTGGGCTGGAGGTGGCGGGCGAGATCGTCGGCGGCACGATCGACGAGAAACACAATCCGTTCGGTCTGAAAATCGGCGATCGCGTGTGCGCGTTGCTGGCGGGTGGCGGTTACGCCGAATATGCGGCCGCGCCGCTGCTGCAATGTTTGCCGGTGCCTGCCGGCTTGTCGGATGTCGAGGCCGCGTCGCTGCCGGAGACGTTCTTCACGGTGTGGAGCAATGTGTTCGACCGTGCGCAGCTCGGCGCGGGCGAAGGCGGCCCGAACGAAACGCTGCTGGTGCAGGGCGGCTCGAGCGGCATCGGCGTGACGGCGATCCAGATTGCGCATGCGCTCGGTTTTCGCGTATTCGCCACGGCGGGTTCGGAAGACAAATGCCGCGCGTGCGAAGCACTCGGCGCCGAGCGTGCGATCAACTATAAGACTGAGGATTTCGTCGAAGTCATCAAATCGCTGACCAACGATCGCGGCGTCGACGTGGTCCTCGATATGGTGGCAGGCAGCTACGTGCCGCGCGAATTGGCGGCCTTGGCGGATGGCGGCCGAATCGTGCTGATTGCGTTGCTGGGCGGCGCGAAGGCGGAACTGAACCTGAACGAAGTGCTGCGCCGCCGATTGACGGTGACCGGCTCGACGTTGCGTCCGCGGCCAATCGAATTCAAGGCGAAGATTGCCGCGCAACTGAAAGAGCGCGTGTGGCCGCATCTCGAGGATGGCCGCATCAAGCCCGTTGTGCATCGTGTGTTTCCGGCCGCACAGGCTGCCGAAGCGCATACGCTGATGGAAAGCAGCACGCACGTCGGCAAGATCGTATTGACTTGGGGTCAGGACGCTTGA
- the rpsO gene encoding 30S ribosomal protein S15 has product MSAVETSKKSEVVAQFARAANDTGSPEVQVALLTTRINELTVHFKAHTKDHHSRRGLLRMVSRRRKLLDYLKGKDADRYRALIEKLGLRK; this is encoded by the coding sequence ATGTCCGCAGTTGAAACAAGCAAGAAGTCCGAAGTCGTTGCGCAATTCGCACGCGCAGCTAACGACACCGGCTCCCCCGAAGTTCAGGTCGCGCTGCTCACGACCCGCATCAACGAACTGACCGTTCACTTCAAGGCCCACACGAAGGACCACCACAGCCGCCGCGGTCTGCTGCGCATGGTGAGCCGCCGTCGTAAGCTGCTCGACTACCTGAAGGGTAAGGACGCGGATCGTTACCGCGCACTGATCGAGAAGCTGGGTCTGCGCAAGTAA
- the tpiA gene encoding triose-phosphate isomerase, with protein MSKQRVKLVVGNWKMHGRLADNATLLQAVALGVGELPADVRVGVCVPCPYLAQTQSLLEGSRVVWGVQDVSAFTHGAYTGEVAAQMAVDFGASLAIVGHSERRAYHRESAELVAVKTQRALEAGLTPIVCVGETLEEREAGSTEQVVGAQLNEVLAKLSAQDAARIVVAYEPVWAIGTGKSATSEQAQAVHAFLRSRLAAKGAAVANVPLLYGGSVKPENAEELFRQPDIDGGLIGGASLKDQDFLAICKAAGVTSVAS; from the coding sequence ATGTCGAAACAACGAGTCAAACTGGTAGTCGGTAACTGGAAGATGCACGGGCGCCTCGCCGACAACGCAACGCTGTTGCAGGCGGTAGCACTGGGCGTCGGTGAATTGCCGGCCGATGTGCGCGTCGGCGTCTGTGTGCCGTGTCCGTATCTCGCGCAGACGCAGTCGTTGCTGGAGGGCAGCCGGGTCGTGTGGGGCGTGCAGGACGTGTCCGCATTCACGCACGGTGCCTATACCGGCGAAGTGGCTGCGCAGATGGCTGTGGACTTCGGTGCGTCGCTGGCGATCGTCGGGCATTCGGAGCGCCGTGCCTACCATCGCGAAAGCGCGGAACTGGTGGCGGTGAAGACGCAGCGTGCGCTGGAGGCGGGTTTGACGCCGATCGTCTGCGTCGGCGAAACGCTCGAAGAGCGCGAGGCTGGTTCGACCGAGCAGGTAGTCGGCGCGCAACTGAATGAAGTGCTGGCGAAATTGTCGGCACAAGACGCGGCGCGCATCGTTGTCGCGTATGAGCCGGTCTGGGCAATCGGCACCGGTAAGAGCGCGACGTCGGAACAGGCGCAGGCAGTCCACGCGTTTCTGCGTTCGCGTCTTGCGGCAAAGGGCGCGGCTGTTGCGAATGTGCCGCTGTTGTATGGCGGCAGCGTGAAGCCGGAGAACGCGGAGGAATTGTTCCGTCAGCCGGATATCGACGGTGGTCTGATCGGCGGCGCGTCGTTGAAAGACCAGGATTTCCTGGCGATCTGCAAAGCGGCAGGCGTGACAAGCGTCGCCAGTTAA
- the pssA gene encoding CDP-diacylglycerol--serine O-phosphatidyltransferase produces MAAFKPRRPRNNGPLPRPFRRNKPIVAESPAVDSRRAQRQQFLRRRGIYLLPNAFTTAALFCGFFAVVQAMNVRFEVAAIAIFVAMVLDGMDGRVARMTHTQSAFGEQFDSLSDMVSFGVAPALVMYEWILKDLGRWGWLAAFVYCSGAALRLARFNTNIGVVDKRFFQGMPSPAAAALIAGFVWLATDNRVPLKLVWLPWVAFVLTIYAGVTMVSNAPFYSGKALDVRHRVPFGVILLVVVAFVLVSSDPPLMLFGLFVLYGLSGYAFWAYQAVRGRANPARSVQRDR; encoded by the coding sequence ATGGCCGCATTCAAACCGCGTCGACCCCGCAACAATGGACCGCTGCCGCGTCCGTTCCGCCGCAACAAGCCGATCGTGGCGGAGTCGCCGGCAGTCGATAGCCGGCGTGCGCAGCGTCAGCAGTTCCTGAGAAGGCGCGGCATTTATCTGCTGCCGAACGCGTTCACCACCGCTGCACTCTTCTGCGGCTTCTTCGCCGTGGTGCAGGCGATGAACGTGCGCTTCGAGGTCGCGGCGATCGCGATCTTCGTGGCGATGGTGCTCGACGGGATGGACGGCCGCGTCGCCCGCATGACGCATACGCAGAGCGCATTCGGCGAACAGTTCGACAGCCTGTCGGACATGGTGTCGTTCGGCGTGGCCCCGGCGCTGGTGATGTACGAGTGGATCCTGAAGGATCTCGGCCGCTGGGGCTGGCTTGCAGCGTTTGTCTACTGTTCGGGGGCGGCGTTGCGTCTTGCGCGCTTCAATACGAACATCGGCGTGGTCGATAAGCGCTTCTTCCAAGGCATGCCGAGTCCGGCCGCGGCGGCACTGATCGCCGGTTTTGTGTGGCTCGCGACCGACAACCGCGTGCCGCTCAAGCTGGTGTGGCTGCCTTGGGTGGCTTTCGTGCTGACCATCTACGCCGGTGTGACGATGGTGTCGAACGCGCCGTTCTACAGCGGCAAGGCGCTCGATGTGCGGCATCGCGTGCCGTTCGGCGTGATTCTGCTGGTGGTGGTCGCCTTCGTGCTGGTGTCGTCCGATCCGCCGCTGATGCTGTTCGGTCTGTTCGTGCTGTACGGTCTGTCGGGCTATGCGTTCTGGGCTTATCAGGCGGTGCGGGGCAGGGCGAATCCGGCTCGTTCGGTGCAACGCGACAGGTAA
- the pnp gene encoding polyribonucleotide nucleotidyltransferase, which produces MTMFNKIVKEFQWGQHKVRLETGEIARQASGAVIVDVEDTVVLATVVGAKTAKPGQDFFPLTVDYLEKTYAAGKIPGGFFRREGRPSEGETLISRLIDRPLRPLFPEGFYNEVQVVIHVLSLNPEIPADIPALIGASAALAVSGLPFNGPVGAARVAYINNEYVLNPTRPQMKESALDLIVAGTERAVLMVESEAQQLTEEVMLGAVVFGHEQMQIAIDAIHDLVREGGKPEWDWQPAAKNEPLIARVTELAQADLLAAYQIRDKQARSAKLKEVYAATSAKLEEEASAAGTVAADKASVGNVLFDIEAKIVRTQILNGEPRIDGRDTRTVRPIEIRTGVLPRTHGSALFTRGETQALVVATLGTKGDEQNIDALEGEYRERFMLHYNMPPFATGETGRVGSPKRREIGHGRLAKRALAACLPSADEFGYSIRVVSEITESNGSSSMASVCGGCLALMDAGVPMKAHVAGIAMGLILEGNKFAVLTDILGDEDHLGDMDFKVAGTEQGVTALQMDIKIQGITKEIMQVALAQAKEGRMHILGKMTSAVSGANTQLSEFAPRMITIKINPEKIRDVIGKGGSVIRALTEETGTTIDISDDGVVTIASTSSEGMAEAKKRIENITLEVEVGQVYEGTVLKLLDFGAIVNILPGKDGLLHISEIANERIKDINDYLKDGQQVKVKVIQTDEKGRVRLSAKALLNEGANGAPQGEPTPQ; this is translated from the coding sequence ATGACTATGTTCAATAAGATCGTCAAAGAATTTCAGTGGGGACAACATAAGGTTCGCCTCGAAACGGGCGAAATCGCTCGTCAGGCGAGCGGCGCGGTGATCGTCGACGTCGAAGACACCGTTGTGCTGGCCACTGTGGTCGGCGCCAAGACGGCCAAGCCGGGTCAGGACTTCTTCCCGCTGACCGTCGATTACCTCGAAAAGACCTATGCCGCCGGCAAGATCCCGGGTGGCTTCTTCCGCCGCGAAGGTCGTCCGTCGGAAGGCGAAACGCTGATCTCGCGCCTGATCGACCGTCCGCTGCGTCCGCTGTTTCCGGAAGGCTTCTACAACGAAGTCCAGGTCGTGATCCACGTCCTGTCGCTGAACCCCGAAATCCCCGCTGACATTCCCGCGCTGATCGGCGCGTCGGCGGCGCTCGCCGTGTCCGGTCTGCCGTTCAACGGCCCGGTCGGCGCAGCACGCGTGGCCTACATCAATAACGAATACGTGTTGAACCCGACGCGTCCGCAAATGAAGGAATCGGCACTCGACCTGATCGTCGCCGGTACGGAACGCGCGGTGCTGATGGTGGAATCGGAAGCGCAGCAACTGACCGAAGAAGTGATGCTCGGCGCCGTGGTGTTCGGTCACGAACAAATGCAGATCGCGATCGACGCGATCCATGATCTGGTCCGTGAAGGTGGCAAGCCGGAATGGGATTGGCAGCCGGCGGCGAAGAACGAGCCGCTGATCGCGCGTGTGACGGAACTGGCGCAAGCCGATCTGCTCGCCGCTTACCAGATCCGCGACAAGCAGGCGCGTTCGGCCAAGCTGAAGGAAGTCTACGCAGCAACGTCGGCGAAGCTGGAAGAAGAAGCGTCGGCAGCGGGCACGGTTGCGGCGGACAAGGCAAGCGTCGGCAACGTGCTGTTCGACATCGAAGCGAAGATCGTCCGTACGCAGATCCTGAACGGCGAACCGCGTATCGACGGCCGCGACACGCGCACCGTCCGTCCGATCGAAATCCGTACCGGCGTGCTGCCGCGTACGCACGGTTCGGCCTTGTTCACGCGTGGCGAAACGCAGGCACTGGTTGTCGCGACGCTGGGCACCAAGGGCGACGAGCAGAACATCGACGCGCTCGAAGGCGAGTACCGCGAACGCTTCATGCTCCACTACAACATGCCTCCGTTCGCAACCGGCGAAACGGGCCGCGTCGGTTCGCCGAAGCGCCGTGAAATCGGTCACGGCCGTCTGGCCAAGCGCGCGCTGGCTGCGTGCCTGCCGAGCGCCGACGAATTCGGCTACTCGATTCGCGTCGTGTCGGAAATCACCGAATCGAACGGTTCGTCGTCGATGGCTTCGGTGTGTGGCGGCTGCCTCGCACTGATGGACGCCGGCGTGCCGATGAAAGCGCACGTCGCCGGCATCGCGATGGGCCTGATCCTCGAAGGCAACAAGTTTGCCGTGCTGACCGACATCCTCGGCGACGAAGATCACCTCGGCGACATGGACTTCAAGGTGGCGGGTACCGAGCAAGGCGTGACCGCGCTGCAGATGGACATCAAGATCCAGGGCATCACGAAGGAAATCATGCAGGTCGCCCTCGCGCAAGCGAAGGAAGGCCGTATGCACATCCTTGGCAAGATGACCTCGGCTGTGTCGGGCGCGAACACGCAATTGTCGGAGTTCGCACCGCGCATGATCACCATCAAGATCAATCCGGAAAAGATCCGCGACGTGATCGGCAAGGGTGGTTCGGTGATCCGCGCGCTGACCGAAGAGACCGGCACGACGATCGATATTTCGGACGACGGCGTCGTCACCATCGCCAGCACGAGCAGCGAAGGGATGGCCGAAGCGAAGAAGCGTATCGAGAACATCACGCTGGAAGTCGAAGTGGGTCAGGTGTACGAAGGCACCGTGCTCAAGCTGCTCGATTTCGGCGCGATCGTGAACATCCTGCCGGGCAAGGATGGTCTGCTGCACATCTCCGAAATCGCCAACGAGCGTATCAAGGACATCAACGACTACCTGAAGGATGGCCAGCAAGTGAAGGTCAAGGTCATCCAGACGGACGAAAAGGGCCGCGTGCGTTTGTCGGCCAAGGCGTTGCTGAACGAAGGTGCAAACGGCGCGCCGCAAGGCGAGCCGACGCCGCAGTAA
- a CDS encoding branched-chain amino acid ABC transporter substrate-binding protein has protein sequence MVAKWQRAAAAALAAVSMMAAHAAGEPAADMANKPADKLAGKPAGKPIQLALIEGMSGPFANAGAAVERNVRFGVEQVNARGGVKLADGAHPFELVVLDSKGSAEEALVQLRAAADRHIGYVMQGNSSAIAAALIGAIDKQNSREPDNRELFLNYSADDPALTNANCSFWHFRFDAHAGMRTDALANVIQRDKSVKKVYLLNQDYSFGHDVSSLARSALATKRPDIAVVGDEFHPIGRVKDFAPYIAKIRASGADAVITGNWGNDLTLLVKAAREQGLDTRFYTFYGNSLGAPAALGDAGVKHVIAVADWHPNAGGAASDAWYASFRARFPAAQDDYPVLRMPLMIETLAAAMGRAGSADPTAVAKALEGIKFDNGFHASWMRADDHQLIQPLYVMEMDKAGTPGVHFDNEGSGYGFRTVLALSPERTAPPTVCRMKRP, from the coding sequence ATGGTGGCGAAGTGGCAGCGGGCGGCGGCAGCAGCTCTGGCGGCAGTCTCGATGATGGCGGCTCACGCCGCGGGCGAGCCGGCGGCTGATATGGCAAACAAGCCGGCAGATAAGCTGGCAGGCAAGCCCGCGGGAAAGCCGATCCAGTTGGCGCTGATCGAAGGCATGTCCGGCCCGTTCGCGAATGCCGGCGCGGCTGTGGAGCGCAATGTGCGCTTCGGCGTCGAACAGGTGAACGCGCGTGGCGGTGTCAAGCTCGCCGACGGCGCGCATCCGTTCGAGCTGGTTGTGCTGGACAGCAAAGGCAGCGCCGAAGAAGCGCTGGTGCAACTGCGCGCGGCGGCCGACCGGCATATCGGCTACGTCATGCAAGGAAATAGCTCGGCGATCGCCGCCGCGCTGATCGGCGCGATCGACAAGCAGAATAGCCGCGAGCCGGACAACCGTGAGTTGTTCCTCAACTATTCCGCCGACGATCCCGCGCTGACCAACGCCAATTGCAGCTTCTGGCACTTCCGCTTCGACGCGCACGCGGGCATGCGCACGGACGCGCTGGCTAACGTGATCCAGCGCGACAAATCGGTGAAGAAGGTCTATCTGCTGAATCAGGACTACAGCTTCGGCCACGACGTCAGCAGCCTCGCGCGCTCGGCGCTGGCTACGAAGCGCCCGGATATCGCCGTCGTCGGGGACGAATTTCATCCGATCGGCCGCGTGAAGGATTTTGCGCCCTACATCGCGAAGATTCGCGCGAGCGGCGCGGATGCTGTCATCACGGGCAACTGGGGCAACGATCTGACGCTGCTCGTCAAGGCAGCGCGCGAGCAGGGCCTGGATACCAGGTTCTACACGTTCTATGGCAATAGTCTCGGCGCGCCTGCTGCGTTGGGCGATGCCGGCGTCAAGCACGTGATTGCGGTAGCCGACTGGCACCCGAACGCGGGCGGCGCGGCTTCCGACGCCTGGTACGCGTCGTTTCGCGCCCGTTTCCCGGCCGCGCAGGACGATTACCCGGTGCTGCGCATGCCGCTGATGATCGAAACCCTGGCCGCGGCGATGGGCCGCGCCGGCAGCGCTGACCCGACGGCCGTCGCGAAGGCGTTAGAAGGGATCAAGTTCGACAACGGCTTCCACGCGTCATGGATGCGCGCCGACGACCATCAACTGATCCAGCCCCTTTACGTGATGGAGATGGACAAGGCGGGTACGCCGGGCGTGCACTTCGATAACGAAGGCTCTGGCTACGGCTTTCGCACGGTGCTGGCGCTGTCGCCCGAACGTACTGCGCCGCCGACCGTCTGCCGGATGAAACGGCCGTAA
- a CDS encoding 2-isopropylmalate synthase, whose protein sequence is MADKLIIFDTTLRDGEQSPGASMTKEEKIRIAKQLERMKVDVIEAGFAASSNGDFDSIHTIAGLIKDSTICSLARANDKDIQRAADALKPADRFRIHTFIATSPLHMEKKLRMTPDQVFEQAKLAVRFARKFTDDIEFSPEDGSRSDMDFLCRVLEAVIAEGATTINIADTVGYGVPELYGQLVKTLRERIPNSHKAVFSVHCHNDLGMAVANSLAGVKIGGARQVECTINGLGERAGNTSLEEIVMAVKTRKDYFGLDIGLDTTQIVPASKLVSQITGFVVQPNKAVVGANAFAHASGIHQDGVLKARDTYEIMRAEDVGWSANKIVLGKLSGRNAFKQRLQELGIALDSEGELNTAFARFKELADRKSEIFDEDIIAIVTEESAEAQEKEHYKFLSLSQHSETGEQPHAKIVFSVEGKEVTGEARGNGPVDATLNAIETEVGSGSELLLYSVNAITTGTQAQGEVTVRLSKSGRIVNGVGTDPDIVAASAKAYISALNKLYSNVDKLNPQRSE, encoded by the coding sequence ATGGCCGACAAACTGATCATATTCGACACGACCTTGCGTGACGGCGAACAATCGCCCGGTGCGTCGATGACGAAAGAAGAAAAAATCCGCATTGCGAAGCAATTGGAACGGATGAAGGTGGATGTGATCGAAGCGGGCTTCGCAGCCAGCTCGAACGGCGATTTCGATTCGATCCACACGATCGCGGGGCTGATCAAGGACAGCACGATCTGTTCGCTCGCCCGCGCCAACGACAAAGACATCCAGCGCGCCGCTGATGCGCTCAAGCCCGCCGATCGTTTCCGCATCCACACATTTATCGCAACGTCGCCGCTACACATGGAAAAGAAGCTGCGCATGACGCCGGACCAGGTGTTCGAGCAGGCGAAGCTGGCGGTGCGTTTCGCGCGCAAGTTCACTGACGACATCGAGTTTTCGCCGGAAGACGGCAGCCGCTCGGATATGGATTTCCTGTGCCGCGTGCTCGAAGCGGTGATCGCCGAAGGCGCGACCACCATCAATATCGCGGACACGGTCGGCTACGGCGTGCCGGAACTGTACGGCCAGCTCGTGAAGACGCTGCGCGAGCGCATTCCGAACTCGCATAAGGCGGTGTTCTCCGTGCATTGCCATAACGACCTCGGCATGGCGGTTGCAAACTCGCTGGCCGGCGTGAAGATTGGCGGCGCGCGTCAGGTCGAGTGCACGATCAACGGTTTGGGCGAACGCGCGGGCAATACGTCGCTTGAAGAAATCGTGATGGCGGTGAAGACTCGCAAGGATTACTTCGGCCTCGATATCGGTCTCGATACGACGCAGATCGTGCCGGCTTCGAAGCTGGTGTCGCAAATCACCGGTTTCGTCGTGCAGCCGAACAAGGCGGTGGTCGGTGCGAACGCGTTTGCGCATGCGTCGGGCATCCATCAGGACGGCGTGCTGAAAGCGCGCGACACCTACGAAATCATGCGCGCCGAAGACGTGGGCTGGAGCGCGAACAAGATCGTGCTCGGCAAGTTGTCGGGCCGCAATGCGTTCAAGCAGCGTCTGCAGGAACTCGGTATCGCGCTCGATAGCGAAGGCGAGCTGAACACCGCGTTCGCGCGCTTCAAGGAACTCGCCGACCGCAAGTCGGAAATCTTCGACGAAGACATCATCGCGATCGTGACTGAGGAATCGGCCGAGGCGCAGGAAAAGGAGCACTACAAGTTCCTGTCGCTGTCGCAGCATTCGGAAACCGGCGAGCAGCCGCACGCGAAAATCGTGTTCTCGGTCGAAGGCAAGGAAGTGACCGGCGAAGCGCGCGGCAACGGTCCGGTCGACGCCACGCTCAATGCGATCGAAACGGAAGTCGGCAGCGGTTCGGAATTGCTGCTGTATTCGGTGAACGCGATTACCACCGGCACGCAGGCACAGGGCGAAGTGACCGTGCGGCTGTCGAAGAGCGGGCGCATCGTCAACGGCGTAGGCACCGATCCGGATATCGTCGCGGCTTCCGCGAAGGCCTATATCTCGGCGCTCAACAAGCTGTATTCGAACGTGGATAAGTTGAATCCGCAGCGTTCGGAATGA
- a CDS encoding SulP family inorganic anion transporter → MNLRALFSTFQRDLFAGTVVFLVALPLCLGIANASGVEPFAGLVSGIVGGLVVAVLSGSRLSVSGPAAGLVVIVVDGIAQLGSFAAFLLAVLLSGVIQFGFGMLKAGRFAAYVPSPVIKGMLAAIGVLLIVKQFPLALGLFGPHASPVSQVAAHAAGTVATPFGSISLAACAITLLSLALLAGWETRALRRFALVRLIPAPLAVVLFGIGATLLLGLLAPSLAPPAEHRVALPLVESFAALSVALEWADFGPHFTQLVNPDVWRVAITLAIVASLETLLSLEAVEQIDPQRRAAPPDRELKAQGIGNLIAGAIGGLPITSVIVRSSANVHAGAQSRLSAIIHGVLLLVSVFALTSVINLIPLACLAAILIFTGFKLAKPSLFVAVARQGFAPFAPFIVTLVGVLATDLLIGIVLGVLCSVLIALYANLRSPIVLAQHGDHYLLSFRKDVSFLGKVPLKHYLQQIPDGATLIVDATRADFVDHDVRELLDAFVAEAPRREIAVEVRHQVQARARAARGWSMRRTAAE, encoded by the coding sequence ATGAATCTTCGAGCTCTCTTCTCCACGTTCCAGCGCGATCTGTTTGCGGGCACGGTCGTTTTTCTCGTGGCGCTACCGCTGTGTCTGGGCATCGCCAACGCATCGGGCGTCGAGCCGTTTGCCGGGCTGGTGTCCGGCATCGTCGGCGGATTGGTGGTTGCCGTGCTGAGCGGTTCGCGGCTGAGCGTGAGCGGCCCCGCCGCGGGTCTGGTCGTGATCGTCGTCGACGGGATCGCGCAGCTCGGCAGCTTTGCCGCGTTTCTGCTGGCCGTATTGCTGTCGGGCGTCATCCAGTTCGGCTTCGGCATGCTGAAGGCCGGCCGGTTCGCCGCCTATGTGCCGTCGCCGGTGATCAAGGGCATGCTGGCGGCAATTGGCGTGCTGCTGATCGTCAAGCAATTCCCGCTTGCTCTCGGGCTGTTCGGGCCGCATGCGTCGCCAGTGTCACAAGTCGCCGCCCATGCGGCCGGCACGGTCGCGACGCCGTTCGGCTCGATATCGCTCGCCGCCTGCGCGATCACGCTGCTGTCGCTTGCCCTTCTGGCTGGCTGGGAAACCCGCGCGCTGCGCCGCTTCGCGCTGGTGCGTCTCATACCTGCGCCGCTCGCGGTGGTTTTGTTTGGCATCGGCGCGACCCTGCTGCTCGGCCTGCTGGCGCCGTCGCTCGCGCCGCCCGCCGAACATCGCGTCGCGCTGCCGCTCGTCGAATCGTTCGCCGCGTTGAGCGTCGCGTTGGAATGGGCCGACTTCGGGCCGCACTTCACGCAACTCGTGAACCCTGACGTCTGGCGGGTAGCCATCACACTGGCGATCGTCGCGAGTCTCGAAACGCTGCTCAGTCTCGAAGCGGTCGAGCAGATCGATCCACAACGGCGCGCCGCGCCGCCGGATCGCGAGTTGAAGGCGCAAGGCATCGGCAATCTGATCGCCGGCGCGATCGGCGGCCTGCCGATCACCTCGGTCATCGTGCGCAGTTCCGCCAACGTGCATGCGGGCGCGCAGAGCCGGCTGTCGGCGATCATCCACGGCGTTTTGCTGCTCGTCAGCGTGTTCGCGCTCACCAGCGTCATCAACCTGATTCCGCTTGCCTGCCTCGCCGCGATCCTGATCTTCACCGGCTTCAAGCTGGCCAAACCGTCGTTGTTCGTCGCTGTAGCCAGGCAGGGCTTCGCGCCGTTTGCGCCGTTCATTGTCACGCTGGTCGGTGTCCTGGCCACCGATCTGCTGATCGGCATCGTGCTCGGCGTTCTGTGCAGCGTGTTGATCGCGTTGTATGCGAACCTGCGCAGCCCGATCGTGCTCGCGCAACACGGCGATCACTATCTGCTGTCGTTTCGCAAAGATGTGTCGTTTCTCGGCAAGGTGCCGCTGAAGCACTATCTGCAACAGATTCCCGATGGCGCGACGTTGATCGTCGACGCGACGCGTGCCGATTTCGTCGATCACGATGTGCGTGAGCTGCTCGACGCGTTTGTCGCCGAAGCGCCACGGCGCGAGATCGCCGTTGAAGTGCGGCATCAGGTCCAGGCGCGGGCGCGCGCGGCGCGCGGCTGGTCGATGCGGCGGACTGCTGCGGAGTAG
- a CDS encoding carbonic anhydrase codes for MNRPKRLLVANVAWAQETAARNPDFFRDLVRGQNPHVLWIGCSDSRVPAETITHCEPGDLFVHRNIANLFHPDDDNSASVLEYAVRVLKVGHVIVCGHYGCGGVRAALLPPEPRLPHVNRRIAPLCRLAQTHRDELEGHVCERARVDRLAELNVLEQVRQLRASPIVQEGAPAPLVHGWIFALDDGRIKVLTSGYEADDAMARTASALSAA; via the coding sequence ATGAACCGTCCCAAACGCCTGCTGGTCGCCAACGTCGCATGGGCGCAAGAAACCGCCGCGCGAAACCCCGATTTTTTTCGCGATCTGGTGCGGGGCCAAAATCCGCATGTGCTATGGATCGGCTGCTCGGACAGCCGCGTGCCCGCCGAAACCATCACGCATTGCGAGCCGGGCGATCTGTTCGTTCACCGCAATATCGCCAACCTCTTTCATCCGGACGACGACAACTCGGCAAGCGTTCTCGAATACGCCGTGCGGGTTTTGAAGGTCGGTCATGTGATCGTCTGCGGCCACTATGGCTGCGGCGGCGTGCGCGCGGCACTGCTGCCGCCGGAACCGCGGCTGCCGCATGTGAATCGCCGGATCGCACCTTTATGCAGGTTGGCGCAAACCCATCGCGACGAACTTGAAGGGCACGTTTGCGAGCGTGCCCGCGTCGATCGCCTTGCCGAACTGAATGTGCTCGAACAGGTGCGGCAGTTGCGGGCGAGTCCGATCGTGCAGGAAGGCGCGCCGGCGCCGCTCGTGCACGGCTGGATCTTCGCGCTCGACGACGGGCGCATCAAGGTGCTCACATCCGGCTACGAAGCCGATGACGCGATGGCCCGCACGGCGAGCGCCCTTAGCGCCGCGTAG